The proteins below are encoded in one region of Campylobacter rectus:
- the fliK gene encoding flagellar hook-length control protein FliK, with the protein MESVNNAPSSQIATQAALGGALPKTGGVPGANAGQTGQAGEIKNLFKNQPAPAQNLDSEVADNAVKDLDKLVNKLLNELKSSPAQAKELAAQAKNLQLSPNLAKDMKSLAALAENEPDLKEFALKLKEFLKPVAELKNAPLNEQIKSSGIMLEANLKDALNGKFNLPGAINKLFGDIKNLSNQQLLEQIWTLAKDDSLSTKESFARLDQILQNAKTAAKDTLAGSPFKQLFEIADKLENAAKFMDKQANAMSGSGLSLNEKTLNNELNKISQLLANAGEKMQNLSSEKLSQNRGFALNFAELKSAIKQLSDEISALAGSQDKFNDFAQKIARDGAEGSEGATLQDKLQNAARKLNFALQIADKAGFEAKNNLDEVGKLIKQQNIARAELGAVTPKSAEETAKILQNDVKGTLLNMQSKSPDASPVKDAASKLLAQIEMHQLASAVAGGVQTYLPYVWEGVEGGNIRFKQGKKQKHYAQIDLNFQNFGQINIMVALSENKYIDLAIATQKEEFKELILSGAKELKRAIGEQGLIVSNFSLKTMPKLRLSGVYGGLDTLDMGFDKKA; encoded by the coding sequence ATGGAATCGGTAAATAACGCGCCAAGCTCGCAAATCGCAACCCAGGCCGCCCTCGGCGGCGCACTGCCAAAAACCGGCGGCGTCCCCGGCGCAAACGCAGGACAGACGGGGCAGGCGGGCGAAATCAAAAATCTTTTTAAAAATCAGCCCGCACCCGCGCAAAATTTGGACTCCGAGGTCGCGGATAACGCCGTAAAAGACCTGGATAAGCTCGTAAATAAGCTCTTAAACGAGTTAAAATCAAGCCCTGCGCAGGCCAAAGAGCTCGCCGCGCAGGCTAAAAACCTTCAGCTCTCGCCAAATCTCGCAAAAGATATGAAAAGTCTCGCGGCTCTTGCCGAAAACGAGCCTGATCTAAAGGAATTCGCGCTTAAACTAAAGGAGTTTTTAAAGCCCGTCGCCGAGCTAAAAAACGCGCCGCTAAACGAGCAGATAAAAAGTTCGGGCATTATGCTAGAAGCAAATTTAAAAGACGCGCTAAACGGCAAATTTAACCTGCCCGGCGCGATAAATAAGCTGTTTGGCGATATAAAAAATCTCTCAAATCAGCAGCTTTTGGAGCAAATTTGGACGCTAGCTAAGGACGATAGCCTAAGCACGAAAGAAAGCTTTGCGAGGCTTGATCAAATTTTACAAAACGCTAAAACCGCGGCCAAAGATACGCTAGCAGGCTCGCCTTTTAAACAGCTGTTTGAAATCGCGGATAAGCTTGAAAACGCGGCTAAATTTATGGATAAACAAGCAAACGCGATGAGCGGCAGCGGGCTAAGCCTAAACGAAAAAACGCTAAACAACGAGCTAAATAAAATCTCGCAGCTACTAGCAAACGCGGGCGAAAAAATGCAAAATTTAAGCAGCGAAAAACTAAGTCAAAACAGAGGCTTTGCTTTAAATTTCGCCGAGTTAAAAAGCGCGATAAAGCAGCTGTCGGATGAGATTAGCGCGCTTGCGGGCTCGCAGGATAAATTTAACGATTTCGCGCAAAAAATCGCCCGAGATGGCGCGGAAGGAAGTGAGGGCGCGACGCTGCAAGACAAGTTGCAAAATGCGGCTAGAAAGTTAAATTTCGCCCTGCAAATCGCCGATAAAGCTGGCTTTGAAGCAAAAAATAATCTCGATGAAGTCGGCAAGCTGATAAAACAGCAAAACATCGCTCGAGCCGAGCTTGGCGCCGTGACGCCAAAAAGCGCCGAAGAAACGGCAAAAATCCTGCAAAACGACGTAAAAGGTACGCTTTTAAATATGCAGTCAAAGTCCCCGGACGCTAGCCCTGTAAAAGACGCCGCCTCAAAGCTGCTCGCTCAAATCGAGATGCACCAGCTGGCCTCCGCGGTCGCAGGCGGCGTGCAGACCTATCTACCGTACGTCTGGGAGGGCGTAGAGGGCGGAAATATCAGATTTAAGCAGGGCAAAAAGCAAAAACACTACGCGCAAATCGATCTGAATTTTCAAAATTTCGGCCAAATCAACATAATGGTCGCGCTTAGCGAAAACAAATACATCGACCTTGCGATCGCGACGCAAAAAGAGGAGTTTAAAGAGCTCATTTTAAGCGGCGCGAAGGAGCTAAAAAGGGCTATCGGCGAACAGGGGCTCATTGTTTCGAATTTTAGCCTAAAAACTATGCCAAAGCTGCGCCTTAGCGGCGTTTACGGCGGTCTGGATACGCTTGATATGGGTTTTGATAAAAAGGCGTAA
- a CDS encoding MFS transporter: protein MKISSAMTIKSMFALFIGMSFLFVGNGLIISSAGVELKKMGADEVQTGFVIATFFIGAMLSTIFSHKIVSKVGHIRSFGIFASLFGIAAMFHDLSANLYLWAFLRGCLGFCYYSILMIIESWLNARARNEVRSRVLAFYEITFYVCFGLGILVLSLNLSTSHVFLLSAAFILFSSIPLNLIRIKEPPIPEKKSVSIPKVFTLVPLALITSIVAGILVNGFFTMASVYVLLQGYGAKEVSFFMTVAMMGGFIAHSLIGGFSDKFGRRPVIMCCAGVSLCAATVFLILKPSIYAQYVLSFFLGSGVFCLYALALARANDVLKHKNQGVEVGRAILFSYSIGSLFSSVIMGASMKIWGFDGFMWVYVALLIFLIAFCFTQKTVPAQSRTDFEHSPGTMANN, encoded by the coding sequence ATGAAAATTAGCTCGGCGATGACGATAAAATCGATGTTTGCACTATTTATCGGGATGTCTTTTTTGTTTGTGGGCAACGGACTCATCATCAGCTCTGCCGGCGTAGAGCTAAAAAAAATGGGCGCGGACGAGGTGCAAACGGGCTTTGTGATCGCGACGTTTTTTATCGGGGCGATGCTTAGCACTATCTTTTCGCACAAGATCGTCTCTAAAGTCGGCCACATCAGGAGTTTCGGGATATTCGCGTCGCTTTTCGGTATCGCGGCGATGTTTCACGACTTGAGCGCAAATTTATACCTCTGGGCGTTTTTGCGCGGGTGTCTGGGGTTTTGCTACTACTCGATCTTAATGATAATCGAAAGCTGGCTCAACGCGCGCGCTAGAAACGAAGTGCGCTCGCGGGTGTTGGCGTTTTACGAGATCACGTTTTACGTCTGCTTTGGGCTTGGTATCCTCGTGCTCTCGCTAAATTTATCCACCTCGCACGTCTTTTTGCTAAGTGCGGCGTTTATTTTATTTTCTAGCATTCCGTTAAATTTGATCCGCATCAAAGAACCGCCGATACCCGAAAAAAAGAGCGTCTCGATCCCAAAAGTCTTTACTTTGGTGCCTTTGGCGCTGATCACCAGCATCGTCGCAGGGATACTGGTAAACGGCTTTTTCACGATGGCTAGCGTTTATGTTTTGTTGCAAGGATACGGCGCGAAGGAGGTTTCGTTTTTTATGACCGTGGCGATGATGGGGGGCTTTATCGCGCACTCGCTAATAGGCGGTTTTTCGGATAAATTCGGCCGAAGACCCGTGATAATGTGCTGTGCGGGCGTGTCGCTGTGCGCGGCAACGGTGTTTTTGATACTAAAGCCATCTATTTACGCACAGTATGTCTTGTCGTTTTTCCTCGGTTCGGGCGTTTTTTGCCTCTACGCGCTCGCTCTTGCCCGCGCCAACGACGTTTTAAAGCACAAAAACCAAGGCGTCGAAGTCGGCCGCGCGATACTTTTTAGCTACTCTATCGGCTCGCTTTTTTCATCCGTGATAATGGGCGCTAGTATGAAAATTTGGGGTTTTGACGGCTTTATGTGGGTTTATGTGGCGCTTCTTATATTTTTGATCGCATTTTGTTTCACGCAAAAAACTGTTCCGGCTCAGAGCCGAACAGACTTTGAGCATAGTCCCGGCACGATGGCCAATAACTAA
- a CDS encoding AtpZ/AtpI family protein, which yields MAKINLGEVVKGAEQLSLGISIVVALAIGAGFGYWMMKETGWTWTLFAGVAVGIAAAALNVKKAYDAQIKSLEELKDSGKFKPAKDEDDE from the coding sequence ATGGCGAAGATAAATTTAGGCGAAGTGGTAAAAGGCGCCGAGCAGCTAAGCCTAGGCATCTCTATCGTCGTAGCGCTCGCGATCGGAGCGGGGTTTGGCTACTGGATGATGAAGGAGACGGGCTGGACGTGGACTTTGTTTGCGGGCGTCGCCGTCGGTATCGCCGCAGCCGCGCTAAACGTCAAAAAGGCCTATGACGCGCAGATAAAGAGCCTTGAGGAGCTAAAAGATAGCGGTAAATTTAAGCCCGCAAAGGACGAGGACGATGAGTGA
- the hemL gene encoding glutamate-1-semialdehyde 2,1-aminomutase, with protein MTNKEAFELAKKYIPGGVDSPVRAFGSVGGEPFVVERGEGAYLVDIEGKRYLDFIQSWGPLIFGHCDPDIENAVIATAKKGLSFGAPSNLETRLAKLICDEFKNVEKVRFVSSGTEATMSAIRVARGFSGKDGLIKFEGCYHGHSDALLVKAGSGATTYGNASSGGVPADVVKNTYLARYNDIESVRAIFEANKGKIGALIIEPIAGNMGLVPADNEFLRVLRMLCDENGAVLIFDEVMSGFRASRHGSLEFNDIEADLVTFGKVIGGGCPAAAFGGKAAIMDCLSPEGTVYQAGTLSGNPVAMAAGIASLSKIFADNELYERLNKLAVLLAHGLKSVAVKHGIALQTTVRGSMFGFFFTASEVKNYDDALKSDTKLYAKFHAKMLKKGVYLAPSQFETGFICAAMNEEDIRFAVRAADESFDEISAEMAGDNEKMREIKARITELEERLKEARQEREAIQEQIKNSWGFA; from the coding sequence ATGACGAACAAAGAAGCTTTCGAGCTAGCCAAAAAGTATATCCCGGGCGGCGTAGATTCGCCGGTCAGGGCATTTGGGAGCGTGGGCGGAGAGCCTTTCGTAGTAGAGCGAGGCGAGGGCGCGTATCTGGTTGATATCGAGGGGAAGCGCTATCTGGACTTCATCCAGAGCTGGGGGCCGCTTATCTTCGGGCACTGCGATCCCGATATCGAGAATGCGGTGATAGCGACGGCTAAAAAGGGGCTTAGCTTCGGTGCTCCGTCAAATTTAGAAACGAGGCTTGCAAAACTGATCTGCGACGAGTTTAAAAACGTCGAAAAGGTGCGCTTCGTAAGCTCCGGCACCGAGGCTACGATGAGCGCTATCCGCGTAGCGCGCGGCTTTAGCGGTAAGGACGGACTCATAAAATTTGAAGGCTGCTATCACGGGCACAGCGACGCGCTTTTGGTAAAAGCAGGTAGCGGCGCAACCACCTACGGCAACGCCTCTAGCGGCGGCGTGCCTGCGGACGTGGTGAAAAACACCTATCTGGCGCGCTATAACGATATAGAAAGCGTGCGAGCGATATTTGAGGCAAATAAAGGCAAAATCGGCGCGCTGATAATCGAGCCTATCGCGGGAAATATGGGACTCGTGCCTGCGGATAACGAGTTTTTAAGAGTGCTTAGGATGCTTTGCGACGAAAACGGCGCGGTGCTGATTTTTGACGAGGTTATGAGCGGATTTCGCGCGAGCAGGCACGGGTCGCTCGAATTTAACGACATAGAGGCCGATCTGGTGACGTTCGGTAAGGTCATCGGCGGAGGCTGCCCGGCGGCGGCGTTTGGCGGAAAGGCGGCGATCATGGACTGCCTAAGTCCCGAAGGCACCGTATATCAGGCCGGCACGCTAAGCGGCAATCCCGTAGCTATGGCCGCCGGCATCGCAAGCCTAAGTAAAATTTTCGCAGACAATGAGCTTTACGAGCGGCTAAATAAGCTAGCCGTCCTGCTCGCCCACGGACTAAAAAGCGTCGCCGTCAAGCACGGCATCGCGCTGCAAACGACGGTGCGAGGCTCGATGTTCGGCTTTTTCTTCACGGCAAGCGAGGTCAAAAACTACGACGATGCGTTAAAAAGCGATACCAAGCTTTACGCCAAATTTCACGCCAAGATGCTAAAAAAAGGCGTTTATCTCGCGCCTAGCCAGTTTGAGACGGGCTTTATCTGCGCCGCGATGAACGAGGAGGATATCAGATTTGCCGTTAGAGCCGCCGACGAGAGCTTTGACGAAATAAGTGCGGAAATGGCGGGCGACAATGAAAAGATGCGTGAGATCAAAGCAAGGATCACCGAGCTCGAAGAGCGCCTAAAAGAGGCCAGACAAGAGCGTGAAGCGATACAAGAGCAGATAAAAAATAGCTGGGGATTTGCCTGA
- a CDS encoding c-type cytochrome, with product MKIRLIFWLFCAASFASDFITKTEYAKMLYQNPRGIGCDKCHGRGGEGSLISKYRHFDKKTKQVIDDELRAPQINNLDFKTFKEGVLSARSVMPSYFLTDEEINLLYEYVINFNKDKK from the coding sequence ATGAAAATTCGGCTGATTTTTTGGCTGTTTTGCGCAGCGTCGTTTGCGAGCGATTTTATCACGAAAACCGAATACGCAAAGATGCTCTATCAAAACCCGCGCGGCATCGGCTGCGACAAGTGCCACGGCAGGGGCGGCGAGGGCTCGCTCATATCAAAGTATAGGCATTTTGATAAAAAAACGAAACAGGTCATCGACGACGAACTAAGGGCGCCGCAAATAAACAATCTTGATTTTAAGACCTTTAAAGAGGGCGTGCTAAGCGCTAGAAGCGTGATGCCCAGCTACTTTTTAACCGATGAGGAGATAAATTTGCTTTACGAATACGTAATAAATTTCAATAAGGATAAAAAATGA
- the folD gene encoding bifunctional methylenetetrahydrofolate dehydrogenase/methenyltetrahydrofolate cyclohydrolase FolD produces MTILDGKNVSARVKEKVKFEALNLKNQGIEPALAVILVGEDKASQTYVAAKEKACIACEIKSVMHRLSESTTQSELIALIDVLNLDDGIDGILVQLPLPKHIDTNKILETISPAKDVDGFAAINVGKLASGLDGFVPCTPLGIMEIFKAYDINLEGKNAVVIGRSNIVGKPMANLLLNANATVTVTHSKTRNLKEICADADILVAAIGRADFVTADMVKEGAVVIDVGINRMDDGKLKGDVKFDEVAPKCSFITPVPGGVGPMTIAMLLSNTIKSAKNRAKKA; encoded by the coding sequence ATGACGATATTGGACGGAAAAAACGTAAGCGCGCGGGTAAAGGAAAAAGTAAAATTTGAAGCGCTAAATTTGAAAAATCAAGGCATAGAGCCGGCCCTTGCGGTGATACTGGTCGGCGAGGATAAAGCCAGCCAAACCTACGTCGCGGCCAAAGAAAAAGCTTGCATAGCCTGCGAGATAAAAAGCGTGATGCACCGCCTGAGCGAATCCACGACGCAAAGCGAGCTAATCGCGCTAATAGACGTGCTAAATTTAGACGACGGTATCGACGGCATATTAGTGCAGCTGCCGCTACCAAAACACATCGATACGAATAAAATTTTAGAAACCATTAGCCCCGCAAAAGACGTGGACGGCTTTGCCGCTATAAACGTCGGCAAGCTAGCTAGCGGACTTGACGGTTTCGTACCGTGCACGCCGCTAGGCATAATGGAAATTTTTAAAGCCTACGATATAAATTTAGAGGGCAAAAACGCCGTCGTGATCGGACGCAGCAACATCGTGGGCAAACCGATGGCAAATCTACTGCTAAACGCCAACGCGACCGTAACCGTGACGCATAGCAAAACGCGAAATTTAAAAGAAATTTGCGCAGACGCCGATATCCTTGTCGCAGCCATCGGCAGGGCGGATTTCGTAACGGCGGATATGGTTAAAGAGGGCGCGGTGGTAATCGACGTAGGCATAAACCGTATGGACGACGGCAAGCTAAAGGGCGACGTCAAATTTGACGAGGTAGCTCCAAAATGCTCGTTTATAACGCCAGTTCCGGGAGGCGTAGGTCCGATGACTATCGCGATGCTGCTGTCAAACACCATAAAATCAGCCAAAAACCGCGCGAAAAAGGCATAA
- the lepB gene encoding signal peptidase I, with product MKKAFNKFLDFSNSWTGTVIIVLLVIFFVAQAFVIPSGSMKDTLLVGDHLFVKKFSYGISTPRIPWIEVKILPDFNGNGHLIEGAKPQRGDIVVFRYPHDEKIHYVKRNFAVGGDEVIFTEKALFLHPHEGEEFIKANFDEKDIVKFGGKLFVKEPYKFGGIHYDEKVNLFELAVNYLNAGKFAMQPVIVSELPKTGNYPFNAFYFQVPEGEFFMIGDNRDHSNDSRFWGPVAYKNIVGKPWFVYFSWDDEYKIRWNRVGKSVDFIQNSPELLDGARAEAKNDGNKIE from the coding sequence TTGAAAAAAGCGTTTAATAAATTTTTGGATTTTTCAAACAGCTGGACGGGCACGGTCATCATCGTCCTGCTCGTGATTTTCTTTGTCGCGCAGGCCTTCGTGATACCATCAGGTTCGATGAAGGATACGCTTTTAGTCGGCGATCATCTTTTCGTTAAAAAATTTAGCTACGGCATCTCGACCCCGCGCATTCCGTGGATAGAGGTCAAGATTTTGCCCGATTTTAACGGTAACGGCCACCTCATCGAGGGAGCCAAACCGCAGCGCGGCGATATCGTGGTTTTTCGCTATCCGCACGATGAAAAGATCCACTACGTCAAGCGAAATTTCGCAGTCGGCGGCGATGAAGTGATATTTACCGAAAAGGCGCTATTTTTACACCCGCACGAGGGCGAGGAGTTTATAAAGGCGAATTTCGACGAAAAAGATATCGTTAAATTCGGCGGCAAACTTTTCGTCAAAGAACCCTATAAATTCGGCGGTATCCACTACGACGAGAAGGTAAATTTATTCGAACTGGCCGTAAACTACCTAAACGCGGGCAAATTCGCCATGCAACCCGTTATCGTGAGCGAGCTGCCAAAAACGGGCAACTATCCGTTTAACGCATTTTATTTTCAGGTTCCGGAAGGCGAGTTTTTCATGATCGGCGACAATCGCGACCACTCAAACGACAGCCGTTTTTGGGGCCCCGTGGCATACAAAAATATCGTCGGCAAGCCTTGGTTTGTATATTTTAGCTGGGACGACGAATACAAAATCAGATGGAACAGGGTCGGCAAGAGCGTGGATTTTATACAAAACTCGCCCGAGCTGCTAGATGGCGCCAGAGCAGAAGCTAAAAACGACGGAAACAAGATCGAATGA
- a CDS encoding site-2 protease family protein, with translation MNLDNIDFAQVAILVAVLVISVVGHEIAHGYAAYRYGDLTAKNLGRLSINPIKHVDPLGTIVVPALMYLSTGVTFGWAKPVPINLRTVLYNGGYKAATLVALAGIAYNLALFALAFCAFKLIGFDGFFDSTVAEFVFMLAAVNLVLALFNLYPIPPLDGSKALEYLLRIFGLHGAANWLNSIQRYGFIALVIIVISPLKDYFFEPIRYAVMIMRMFL, from the coding sequence ATGAACCTTGACAACATCGACTTCGCTCAGGTTGCGATCCTAGTCGCCGTGCTCGTTATATCCGTCGTCGGGCACGAGATCGCGCACGGATATGCGGCGTATAGATACGGCGATTTGACCGCTAAAAATTTGGGGCGGCTCAGCATAAATCCCATAAAACACGTCGATCCGCTAGGCACTATCGTAGTGCCCGCACTCATGTATCTTAGCACTGGAGTGACGTTTGGCTGGGCTAAACCCGTACCTATAAATTTACGCACGGTGCTCTATAACGGCGGCTACAAGGCCGCTACCCTCGTCGCGCTTGCTGGCATCGCATACAACCTCGCCCTTTTTGCGCTAGCGTTTTGCGCGTTTAAATTGATCGGTTTTGATGGCTTTTTTGATAGCACGGTAGCGGAGTTTGTTTTCATGCTCGCAGCCGTAAATTTAGTCCTAGCCCTCTTTAACCTCTACCCTATCCCGCCTCTTGACGGCTCGAAAGCGCTTGAATATCTTTTACGCATTTTCGGGCTTCACGGCGCGGCAAACTGGCTAAACAGCATACAAAGATACGGCTTTATCGCGCTAGTTATCATCGTGATCTCGCCGCTAAAAGATTATTTTTTCGAGCCGATACGATATGCCGTCATGATCATGAGGATGTTTTTGTAA
- the rpiB gene encoding ribose 5-phosphate isomerase B: MKIDKIFIASDHAGFDLKAQICELLKNEGFSVCDLGTHSKDSVDYPDFAALLAQNLRHENEYGVLICGTGIGISIAANRHTHVRCALCHDVTTAKLAREHNDANVLAMGARTIGDAVAADTIKAFFATEFAGGRHERRVKKLGGEK, translated from the coding sequence ATGAAAATAGACAAAATTTTTATCGCGAGCGACCACGCGGGCTTTGATCTTAAGGCGCAAATTTGCGAGCTTTTAAAAAACGAAGGTTTTAGTGTATGCGACTTAGGAACGCATAGCAAAGATAGCGTCGATTATCCCGATTTTGCCGCACTTCTGGCGCAAAATTTACGGCACGAGAACGAATACGGCGTGCTAATCTGCGGCACGGGTATCGGCATCAGTATCGCGGCTAATCGCCATACGCACGTTCGCTGCGCGCTTTGTCACGACGTCACCACGGCAAAGCTCGCACGCGAGCATAACGACGCAAACGTGCTAGCCATGGGCGCTAGAACGATCGGCGACGCGGTCGCGGCAGATACGATAAAAGCCTTTTTTGCTACCGAATTTGCTGGCGGCAGACACGAAAGACGCGTGAAAAAGCTAGGAGGCGAGAAATGA
- a CDS encoding membrane protein translates to MTDWLVLTVLICVCIYLTVMVFYFKTLLKKERATRDFMKNNLQDTEVVIRKLQIQLQRGLGNIDILTDELNKVKNDANALRTRNSQYRLENDKLRQRIRELEGKIEALL, encoded by the coding sequence ATGACCGATTGGCTCGTGCTCACCGTTTTGATCTGCGTTTGTATCTACCTCACCGTTATGGTGTTTTACTTTAAAACCTTGCTTAAAAAAGAGCGTGCGACGCGCGATTTTATGAAAAACAACCTCCAAGACACCGAAGTCGTCATACGCAAGCTGCAAATCCAGCTCCAGCGCGGTCTTGGCAACATCGACATCCTCACCGACGAGCTAAACAAAGTCAAAAACGACGCCAACGCCCTTCGCACCAGAAACTCGCAGTACCGCCTGGAAAACGACAAACTCCGCCAGCGCATCCGCGAGCTGGAGGGCAAAATCGAAGCGCTGCTATAA
- the apt gene encoding adenine phosphoribosyltransferase gives MKELDKAGKEFLLNSIRCINDFPKPGIVFRDITTLLNNKEAFNFLIDHLAARYEDADIDFICGIESRGFIFGAALAARLRLPFVPIRKPKKLPYITISQKYSLEYGVDEVQMHIDAFGEKAGAKVLLIDDLIATGGTAKASVELINQTSAKCVEACFLIDLKDLGGSEILRPLTKIYSILEL, from the coding sequence ATGAAAGAACTAGACAAAGCGGGGAAGGAATTTTTATTAAATTCTATCCGCTGTATAAACGATTTTCCAAAGCCGGGCATAGTATTTCGCGACATCACGACGCTGCTAAATAACAAAGAAGCGTTTAATTTTTTAATCGATCACCTAGCGGCTCGCTACGAAGACGCCGATATAGACTTTATATGTGGCATCGAGTCGCGCGGATTTATATTTGGAGCGGCTTTAGCGGCTAGGCTGCGGCTGCCTTTCGTACCGATCAGAAAGCCCAAAAAACTGCCCTACATCACGATCTCGCAAAAATACAGCCTAGAATACGGCGTGGACGAAGTGCAGATGCACATCGACGCATTCGGTGAAAAAGCAGGCGCAAAGGTGCTTTTGATCGATGATCTAATCGCTACGGGAGGCACTGCCAAAGCAAGCGTAGAGCTAATCAATCAAACAAGCGCAAAGTGCGTTGAAGCTTGCTTTTTAATCGATTTAAAGGATCTGGGCGGTAGCGAAATTTTACGCCCGCTTACTAAAATTTACAGCATATTAGAGCTTTAA
- a CDS encoding DedA family protein, translated as MEEFFIKLLTEYGYIILFLWCIMEGEMALIMAGILAHTTHMHIVPAIFIAGLGGFVGDQIYFYLGRYNKKYIARKLHTQRRKFAIAHIMLKKYGWPIIFMQRYMYGFRVIIPMCIGLTGYSAKKYAFINLISAWCWAAITIIPAWILGEHILDILHKAKEHWYVAVPIVALFLGILLWGFRRIENKILNERRHRNAVANNQ; from the coding sequence ATGGAAGAATTTTTTATAAAATTACTCACCGAGTACGGCTACATCATACTTTTTTTATGGTGTATAATGGAAGGCGAAATGGCTCTCATAATGGCGGGCATCCTCGCGCACACGACGCATATGCACATCGTGCCGGCGATCTTTATCGCGGGGCTGGGCGGTTTCGTCGGAGATCAAATTTACTTTTATCTAGGCCGCTATAACAAAAAATACATAGCCAGAAAGCTTCACACCCAGCGCCGCAAATTCGCCATCGCGCACATAATGCTGAAAAAATACGGCTGGCCGATCATCTTTATGCAGCGCTATATGTACGGCTTTCGCGTCATCATCCCGATGTGTATCGGCCTAACGGGCTATAGCGCGAAAAAATACGCCTTTATAAACCTGATAAGCGCGTGGTGCTGGGCCGCGATCACGATAATCCCTGCGTGGATTTTAGGTGAGCACATACTTGATATCCTGCACAAAGCAAAAGAGCACTGGTACGTCGCCGTGCCGATAGTCGCGCTCTTTTTGGGCATTTTGCTTTGGGGTTTTAGACGCATAGAAAATAAAATTTTAAATGAGAGGAGACACAGAAATGCGGTTGCAAATAATCAATAA